From the genome of Danio rerio strain Tuebingen ecotype United States chromosome 2, GRCz12tu, whole genome shotgun sequence, one region includes:
- the sst2 gene encoding somatostatin 2 precursor, with protein MASSQLHLTATLLCLAMMAGIICGRSHMLLNSALQASRGTSADEEIPERYSLSELEWLLSNSDPAVFQPDSSSLGSLHSGLELMRRDTKEERKTGCKNYFWKSRTAC; from the exons ATGGCCTCCTCGCAACTCCACCTGACAGCAACTCTTCTCTGTCTGGCCATGATGGCGGGCATCATATGTGGACGATCGCATATGCTCCTGAACTCTGCACTACAGGCGTCTCGCGGCACTTCTGCGGATGAAGAG ATACCAGAGAGATACTCGCTTTCTGAGCTGGAGTGGCTGCTCAGTAACTCGGATCCGGCAGTTTTCCAGCCTGACAGCTCATCTCTGGGATCGCTACACAGTGGACTGGAGCTTATGAGAAGAGATACTAAAGAAGAGAGGAAGACCGGCTGCAAAAACTACTTCTGGAAATCCAGAACGGCATGCTAA